The sequence AGGCCGTACCCGTCGGCACGGGGCGCAAGTCCCAGCGCCGTGCACGCCTCCGGATAGTCGTCGCCCAGAACGCTCGGAAACTGTGCCGGCGTCAGCAGTACCGCCGTCAGCACGTACAGCGCATCGTCCGCGGCGGCGACGGCCCCATCGTCCGTCCCGGCCATCCCTGCCTCCCCAATGGTTCGTCCAACGGCGCGCACCCTAGTGCGAGCGCAAGGCTGTTGTCACGACTCCTCACACCACGCGGAGCTGCAGGTTTCCGCCTGGACGGGGGCGAAACGACCATGGTGGACGAGCGCGCCGCCGAGGTCCGCGGACAGCCCGGGGGCTCGCCGGGCACGCAAGCGACGGCCTCGAACACATTGTGTGCACACGTGTCCCGCCTCTGATCGTTTCGTCACAGACTGCTCATGTGCCGTCACTCAAAGTAGAGTTGGCCTTCTTCGGAAGGAGGGCGGCGCAATGAAGCGGTTCGAGCGGCTCGGCCGGATCCGCCGGCTGGATCCGGTGGCGGACGCGGTGGAGATCTACCGGCTGAGTGCGGCGTTCGAGTTCCCCTGGGACTACACGCGCGCCCTCGAGCTGGCCCTGTATCGCACGTACGCCGTGCCGAGCATCGGCCGGCTGCTCGCAGAGACGGCGGAACTGACCGGCCGCGCGCAGAAGCGGTACGACGACACCGTGCTGCTCCTCGACACCGTCGTGGAGCACGGCTTCGCCGCGGACGAGGGCCGCGCGGCGATCCGCCGCATCAACCAGATGCACCGCAGCTACGACATCGGCGACGACGACATGCGGTATGTGCTGAGCACCTTCGTCGTCATGCCCAGACGCTGGATCGACACCTACGGCTGGCGACGGCTGTCCCAGCACGAGATCGTCGCAACCGCCGAGTACTACCGCACTCTCGGCCGGCACATGGGCATCCCCGGCATCCCCCGGACGTACGAGGAGTTCGAGGCGCTCCTCGACGCCTACGAACGGGACCGCTTCGACTGGGACGAGCAGGCCCGGCGGGTCTCCGACGCCACCCTCGACCTGATGGCGTCCTGGTATCCGCGCCTGCTGGGGCCGGTGCTGCGCACGGCGACGCTCGCCCTGCTCGACGAGCCGCTGCTGCGCGCTTTCCGTTATCCGTCGCCCGGCGCGGCCACCACCGCGCTCGTGCGCCGCGCCGTACGCGCGCGCGGCCGGTTCGTCCGGCTGCTGCCGCCCCGCCGTCGCCCGCACTTTGCACGGCAGAACTGGGAGGTCAAGGGCTACCCGGCCGGCTACCGCGTCGCCGACCTGGGCACCCGCCCGGTTCCCGGACTGCGTGGCTGCCCGGTGCGGCACCTGGACTCCTCAGCGGCCGACGTCGTCGAGT comes from Streptomyces sp. FXJ1.172 and encodes:
- a CDS encoding oxygenase MpaB family protein, whose amino-acid sequence is MKRFERLGRIRRLDPVADAVEIYRLSAAFEFPWDYTRALELALYRTYAVPSIGRLLAETAELTGRAQKRYDDTVLLLDTVVEHGFAADEGRAAIRRINQMHRSYDIGDDDMRYVLSTFVVMPRRWIDTYGWRRLSQHEIVATAEYYRTLGRHMGIPGIPRTYEEFEALLDAYERDRFDWDEQARRVSDATLDLMASWYPRLLGPVLRTATLALLDEPLLRAFRYPSPGAATTALVRRAVRARGRFVRLLPPRRRPHFARQNWEVKGYPAGYRVADLGTRPVPGLRGCPVRHLDSSAADVVE